From a region of the Etheostoma cragini isolate CJK2018 chromosome 22, CSU_Ecrag_1.0, whole genome shotgun sequence genome:
- the LOC117938324 gene encoding late secretory pathway protein AVL9 homolog, which yields MESHGRDDLRGPVLHIVVVGFHHKKGCQVEFSYPPLMPAEGHDSNLLPEEWRYLPFLALPDGAHNYQEGRTPPQRLQFKGSRGDWHSKVYMHV from the exons ATGGAGTCTCACGGCAGAGACGATCTCAGGGGACCGGTGCTGCATATCGTAGTGGTTGGATTCCACCACAAAAAGGGCTGTCAG GTTGAGTTCTCGTACCCGCCGTTGATGCCAGCCGAGGGCCATGACAGTAACCTGCTGCCGGAGGAGTGGAGGTACCTGCCGTTCCTGGCTCTTCCTGACGGAGCGCACAACTACCAGGAAGGTAGGACACCCCCACAGCGTTTACAGTTCAAAGGATCTAGGGGCGATTGGCACAGTAAAGTCTATATGCATGTGTAA
- the kbtbd2 gene encoding kelch repeat and BTB domain-containing protein 2 — protein MSDLSERRPVNTDYAVSLLEQLKFFYEQKLLTDVVLLVEDTEFPCHKMVLATCSSYFRAMFMSGLSESKQTHVHLRNVDPATLQIIITYAYTGNLAISDSTVEPLYETACFLQVENVLLQCRDYLVKKINAENCVRMLSIGDMFSCSELKQSAKRMVEHKFPMVYRQEAFLQLSHELLIDILSSDNLNVEKEETVREAAMLWLEYNMEARSQHLSSVLSQIRIDALSEVTQRAWFQGLPPNDKSVVVQGLYKSMPKFFKPRLGMTKEEMLIFMEAMSETSDAYVMAGALPITVVCYSPQAEKVYKLNNPPGDLQKVGTLVTPDNDVFIAGGQIPLKNSVTNHGKSGKLQAVFRSVDSFFWFDAQQNAWVPKTPMLCARIKPSLVYCDGYIYAIGGDNVGGELNKRTVERYDCEKDEWSMMSPLPFAWNWSTSVAAHDCIYVMTHDLMYCYFPRADTWVEMAMRKTSRCFASAAAFGDLIFYIGGLHVVSNSGIRLPTSTIDGSSVTVEIYDVNKNEWRLAANIPAKRYSDPCVRAVVLLNSLCIFMRETHMNERAKYAIYQYDMELDRWYLRQPVSERVLWDLGKDFRCAVGKLYPSCLEESPWKPPTYLFSPDGAEEFEVDGELVTLPHV, from the exons GGCGATGTTCATGAGCGGCCTCAGTGAGAGCAAACAGACCCACGTCCACCTGCGGAACGTGGACCCGGCCACCCTGCAGATCATCATCACCTACGCCTACACGGGCAACCTGGCCATCAGCGACAGCACCGTGGAGCCGCTCTACGAGACCGCCTGCTTCCTTCAG GTGGAGAATGTCTTGCTGCAGTGCAGAGACTACCTGGTGAAGAAGATAAATGCGGAGAACTGCGTCCGCATGCTGAGCATCGGCGACATGTTCAGTTGCAGCGAGCTAAAGCAGAGCGCCAAGCGCATGGTGGAGCACAAGTTCCCCATGGTTTACAGGCAGGAGGCCTTCCTTCAGCTCTCCCACGAGCTGTTGATAGACATCCTGAGCAGCGACAACCTGAACGTGGAGAAGGAGGAGACGGTGCGTGAGGCGGCCATGCTGTGGTTAGAGTATAACATGGAGGCGCGCTCGCAGCACCTGTCCTCCGTGCTCAGTCAGATCCGCATCGACGCACTGTCCGAGGTGACGCAGCGTGCCTGGTTCCAGGGTCTGCCGCCCAATGACAAGTCTGTGGTGGTGCAGGGCCTCTACAAGTCCATGCCCAAGTTCTTCAAGCCTCGGTTAGGCATGACCAAGGAGGAGATGCTGATCTTCATGGAGGCCATGTCGGAAACGAGCGATGCATATGTGATGGCTGGGGCCTTGCCTATCACAGTGGTGTGTTACAGCCCGCAGGCGGAGAAGGTGTACAAGCTTAACAACCCCCCAGGCGACCTGCAGAAGGTCGGGACCCTTGTTACACCAGACAATGATGTGTTCATTGCCGGCGGACAGATCCCGCTCAAAAACTCTGTCACCAACCACGGCAAGAGTGGCAAGTTACAGGCTGTCTTCCGCTCTGTCGATAGCTTCTTCTGGTTTGACGCCCAGCAGAACGCCTGGGTACCCAAAACCCCCATGCTGTGTGCCCGAATCAAGCCCTCACTGGTCTACTGCGACGGCTACATCTATGCAATCGGGGGAGATAACGTTGGGGGGGAACTGAACAAGCGCACGGTGGAGCGCTACGACTGCGAGAAGGACGAGTGGAGCATGATGAGCCCCCTGCCCTTCGCCTGGAACTGGAGCACCTCCGTGGCGGCGCACGACTGCATCTACGTGATGACCCACGACCTGATGTACTGCTACTTCCCCCGGGCCGACACCTGGGTGGAGATGGCCATGCGCAAGACGAGCCGCTGCTTCGCCTCCGCTGCTGCTTTCGGTGACCTAATTTTCTACATCGGCGGCCTCCACGTGGTCAGCAACTCTGGCATTCGCTTGCCCACGAGCACCATTGACGGCTCCTCCGTCACCGTGGAGATCTACGACGTCAACAAGAACGAGTGGCGCCTGGCCGCCAACATCCCTGCCAAGCGGTACTCGGACCCGTGCGTGCGGGCGGTGGTGCTGCTCAACTCGCTGTGCATTTTCATGCGCGAAACCCACATGAACGAGCGCGCCAAGTACGCTATCTATCAGTACGACATGGAGCTGGACCGCTGGTACCTGCGGCAGCCCGTGTCCGAACGCGTGCTCTGGGATCTGGGCAAGGACTTCCGCTGCGCGGTGGGGAAACTGTACCCCTCCTGCCTGGAGGAGTCCCCCTGGAAACCCCCAACCTATCTCTTCTCCCCCGACGGAGCCGAGGAGTTTGAGGTGGACGGCGAGCTGGTGACCCTCCCTCACGTATAG
- the avl9 gene encoding late secretory pathway protein AVL9 homolog — protein MILYINASNDVVFADTVYFHLPPLNEDMKCVYGVSCYRQIEAKALKVRLADVTRETVQKSVCVLSRVPLYGLLQAKLQLITHAYFEEKDFSQISILKVRIKASVKLSRYSKNKLYLWLLALLLSPHCFMLCFLSSGLSPRDLILHFRHKILILFKLILLEKKVLFYVSPVNRLVGALMTVLSLFPGMIEHGLVDSSHYRPKSSVTEDLSLAESVSGAEEFVSVSVSDIANTKLETAAGSPSSGNTNERDNHLLKPPSRTSPESSESDWETLDPGVLEDSPKEAAEGKETELLDAFDSKPGTPITVQPLSGSGQGGVVQGLVSGLEEDQYGLPLPIFTKGYLCLPYMALQQHHLLSDVAVRGFVAGATNILFRQQRHLSDAIVEVEEAGVHIQDPELRKILSLTTADLRFADYLVKHVTENRDDVFLDGTGWEGGDEWIRAQFTLYLHSLLSSTLQQDNERLLADYGAPFVAAWKITHNYRVWHSNKHPAMAAITPGHPFQGQYSVADVKLRLSHSVQNSERGKKIGNAMMTTSRSVVQTGKAVGQSVGVALTSAKSAMSSWFSTLAQPAAVTPPAYPEPATEVHP, from the exons aTGATATTGTACATTAATGCGAGTAATGATGTGGTTTTTGCAGACACTGTGTATTTTCACCTTCCACCCCTCAATGAAGACATGAAGTGTGTTTACGGAGTGTCCTGTTATCGCCAAATAGAAGCAAAG GCCCTGAAGGTCCGACTGGCTGACGTCACCAGGGAGACGGTTCAGAAGAGCGTCTGCGTCCTCAGCCGAGTG CCTCTCTACGGCCTGCTCCAAGCTAAACTCCAGCTCATCACACACGCCTACTTCGAGGAGAAAGACTTCTCTCAGATCTCCATTTTAAAGGTGAGAATCAAAGCGTCTGTCAAG TTGAGCAGATATTCTAAAAACAAACTATATTTGTGGTTATTGGCCCTTTTATTAAGTCCTCATTGTTTTatgctctgttttctctcctcagGTTTATCACCGAGAGATTTAATACTGCACTTTCGACACAAG ATTCTCATCCTCTTTAAGCTCATTCTGCTGGAGAAGAAG GTCCTGTTCTACGTGTCTCCTGTCAACAGACTAGTAGGAGCTCTCATGACAGTTTTATCCCTGTTTCCAG GGATGATCGAGCACGGCCTGGTGGACTCGTCCCACTACCGGCCGAAGAGCAGCGTGACCGAGGACCTGAGTCTGGCGGAGAGCGTCTCCGGAGCCGAGGAGTTTGTCTCCGTGTCCGTCAGCGACATCGCCAACACTAAGCTGGAGACGGCCGCGGGGTCTCCGTCCTCCGGGAACACCAACGAGAGGGACAACCACCTCCTAAAACCCCCGTCACGCACCTCTCCAGAGTCCTCGGAGAGCGACTGGGAGACTTTGGACCCCGGTGTGTTGGAAGACAGTCCCAAAGAGGCAGCCGAGGGGAAAGAGACGGAGCTCCTGGACGCATTTGACTCCAAGCCGGGGACGCCCATCACCGTGCAGCCGCTGTCAGGCAGCGGGCAGGGAGGGGTGGTCCAGGGCCTGGTCTCTGGTCTGGAGGAGGATCAGTACGGCCTGCCGCTCCCCATCTTCACTAAG GGTTACCTGTGTCTGCCCTACATGGCCCTGCAGCAGCATCACCTCCTGTCAGACGTGGCGGTGCGCGGCTTCGTTGCCGGGGCGACCAACATCCTCTTCCGTCAGCAGAGGCACCTCAGTGATGCGATCGTTGAG GTGGAAGAAGCTGGGGTCCACATCCAGGACCCCGAGCTCCGGAAGATCCTGAGCCTGACGACGGCGGACCTACGCTTCGCCGACTACCTGGTCAAACACGTGACGGAGAACCGCGACGACGTGTTCCTGGACGGGACGGGCTGGGAGGGCGGAGACGAGTGGATCCGAGCCCAGTTCACCCTCTACCTCCACTCCCTACTGTCCTCCACATTACAGCAGG ATAACGAGCGGCTGCTGGCGGATTACGGCGCTCCTTTCGTCGCCGCCTGGAAGATCACCCACAACTACCGGGTGTGGCACAGCAACAAGCATCCCGCCATGGCCGCCATCACCCCGGG ACACCCGTTCCAGGGCCAGTACAGTGTTGCTGATGTGAAGCTACGACTCTCACA CTCGGTGCAGAACAGCGAGAGAGGGAAGAAGATCGGAAACGCCATGATGACCACCAGTCGCAGTGTGGTCCAGACGGGGAAGGCAGTGG GTCAGTCCGTGGGCGTTGCGTTGACTAGCGCCAAGTCGGCCATGTCCTCCTGGTTCTCCACCCTGGCCCAGCCTGCAGCCGTGACCCCCCCGGCGTATCCGGAGCCCGCCACAGAGGTCCATCCCTGA